A single region of the Variovorax paradoxus genome encodes:
- a CDS encoding DUF2917 domain-containing protein gives MSTAVCTNESLASLSSARTASAVPPAVRRGAWQIAPGEAMSLKARSASVLRVKQGRVWITPDATSATASEDLVLAPGESLNVAAGQRIVMEAWDGYGATYSWDPAA, from the coding sequence ATGTCCACCGCCGTCTGCACCAACGAATCGCTCGCTTCCCTGTCGTCTGCCCGTACCGCTTCCGCCGTTCCCCCGGCCGTGCGCCGCGGTGCCTGGCAAATTGCCCCCGGCGAGGCGATGAGCCTGAAGGCGCGGTCGGCCAGCGTGCTGCGCGTGAAGCAGGGTCGGGTGTGGATCACGCCGGACGCCACCTCGGCCACGGCCAGCGAAGACCTGGTGCTGGCCCCCGGCGAGTCGCTGAACGTGGCCGCCGGCCAGCGCATCGTCATGGAAGCGTGGGATGGCTACGGTGCCACCTACTCGTGGGATCCTGCGGCCTAA
- a CDS encoding BLUF domain-containing protein encodes MTEETSLFEIFYCSVLKQDLPPATVGAIVTQARARNAQHEITGLLVFDGMRFCQHLEGPPEAVKTLMQRIDQDWRHTEVRVVYQGALAARRYSGFGLGLAESEGPHLMAGVHALEGEAALNHFLALRPSFDING; translated from the coding sequence ATGACAGAAGAAACGTCGCTTTTCGAGATTTTTTATTGCAGCGTGCTCAAGCAAGACCTGCCGCCCGCCACAGTCGGCGCCATCGTGACCCAGGCCCGTGCACGCAATGCGCAACACGAGATCACCGGCCTCCTGGTTTTTGACGGCATGCGCTTCTGCCAGCATCTCGAAGGCCCGCCCGAAGCCGTGAAGACGCTGATGCAGCGCATCGACCAGGATTGGCGGCACACCGAGGTACGGGTGGTCTACCAGGGCGCCCTGGCCGCCCGCCGCTACTCGGGCTTCGGCCTGGGCCTGGCCGAAAGCGAAGGGCCCCACCTCATGGCCGGCGTGCACGCGCTGGAAGGCGAAGCCGCCCTGAATCACTTCCTGGCGCTGCGCCCCAGCTTCGACATCAACGGCTGA
- a CDS encoding Crp/Fnr family transcriptional regulator, translated as MPPQGANPCDDCALRKLEAFLPASAEELKTIESFRVGARRVPAGGAIVEEHRPSAQLFTLYSGWAFRYKTLSDGRRQILSFLLPGDFIGLQDEFADGQTHGVEAVTDTTLCAFSRERLWELFHAQPKLGYDITWLAAREEKIVDDNLVTAGRRNASERVAMLLMHLYRRAERVGMVRDGWVEFPFNQQHLADALGLSLVHTNKTLRKLQGLGLYKLDAGWLRILEPHALETLGDYFERPMRPTPLI; from the coding sequence TTGCCGCCGCAGGGGGCCAATCCCTGCGACGACTGTGCGTTGCGCAAGCTCGAGGCTTTCTTGCCGGCATCTGCGGAAGAGCTCAAGACCATCGAGTCCTTTCGGGTCGGCGCCCGACGCGTTCCAGCCGGCGGTGCCATCGTCGAAGAGCACCGGCCGAGCGCTCAGCTGTTCACCCTCTATTCGGGTTGGGCGTTTCGCTACAAGACGCTGAGCGACGGCCGCCGCCAGATCCTGAGTTTTCTGCTGCCTGGCGATTTCATCGGCCTGCAAGATGAATTTGCCGACGGCCAGACGCACGGCGTGGAGGCCGTGACCGACACCACGCTTTGCGCCTTCTCGCGCGAGCGGCTCTGGGAACTGTTCCATGCCCAGCCCAAGCTGGGCTACGACATCACCTGGCTGGCCGCGCGCGAGGAAAAAATCGTGGACGACAACCTGGTGACCGCCGGCCGCCGCAATGCCAGCGAACGCGTGGCCATGCTGCTGATGCACCTCTACCGCCGGGCCGAGCGCGTGGGCATGGTGCGCGATGGCTGGGTCGAGTTTCCGTTCAACCAGCAGCACCTGGCCGATGCGCTCGGCCTCTCGCTGGTGCACACCAACAAGACGCTGCGCAAGCTGCAGGGGCTGGGGCTCTACAAGCTCGATGCGGGCTGGCTGCGCATCCTCGAGCCGCATGCGCTCGAAACGCTGGGCGACTATTTCGAACGCCCGATGCGGCCCACGCCCCTGATCTGA
- a CDS encoding DUF6279 family lipoprotein, which yields MLLSTRMRCAKLARIIGVLLVAAALGACSTIKLAYNNLPELSYWWLDAYVDFDGSQTPKVRDELAQLLSWHRQNELPRVLGVLQEAQALAPRDVTAAQACRMAEQIRERLLAVTERAEPAGTELALSLTEAQLQQLERKYAKNNAEYRKEWLDRSPAEVQEKRYEKFLDRLEDFYGRLTPEQRALVRQQVAQSVFDPRLAGVERRQRQQEALGLLRGFNAAKPPPAEARAAIHAYVMRIADPPPGPWRDHQQALLQEGCRNLAALHNATSASQREQAVRRLQAYQDDLRQLVAAR from the coding sequence ATGCTTCTTTCTACCCGAATGCGTTGCGCCAAGTTGGCGCGAATTATCGGCGTGCTGCTCGTGGCCGCCGCGCTGGGCGCGTGCAGCACGATCAAGCTGGCCTACAACAACCTGCCCGAACTGAGCTACTGGTGGCTCGACGCGTACGTTGATTTCGACGGCTCGCAAACGCCCAAGGTGCGCGACGAACTCGCGCAACTGCTGAGCTGGCACCGGCAGAACGAGTTGCCCCGGGTGCTCGGCGTGCTGCAGGAGGCGCAAGCCCTGGCGCCGCGCGACGTGACCGCGGCCCAGGCCTGCCGCATGGCGGAGCAGATCCGCGAACGCCTGCTGGCAGTGACCGAGCGTGCGGAACCCGCCGGCACCGAACTGGCATTGAGCCTGACCGAGGCGCAACTGCAGCAGCTAGAGCGCAAATACGCAAAGAACAACGCCGAGTACCGCAAGGAATGGCTCGACCGCAGCCCCGCTGAAGTGCAGGAAAAGCGCTACGAAAAGTTTCTCGATCGCCTCGAAGATTTCTACGGCCGGCTGACGCCCGAGCAGCGCGCGCTGGTGCGGCAGCAAGTGGCGCAGTCGGTGTTCGATCCGCGGTTGGCCGGCGTCGAGCGCCGCCAGCGGCAGCAGGAGGCGCTGGGGCTGCTGCGCGGCTTCAACGCGGCCAAGCCGCCGCCGGCCGAAGCGCGCGCGGCCATCCATGCCTACGTGATGCGCATTGCCGATCCGCCGCCCGGGCCCTGGCGCGATCACCAGCAGGCATTGCTGCAGGAAGGCTGCCGCAACCTGGCGGCCCTTCACAACGCCACCAGCGCCAGCCAGCGCGAGCAGGCCGTGCGGCGGCTGCAGGCCTACCAGGACGATCTTCGGCAACTGGTGGCCGCGCGCTGA
- the glmU gene encoding bifunctional UDP-N-acetylglucosamine diphosphorylase/glucosamine-1-phosphate N-acetyltransferase GlmU has protein sequence MNQIPQDNQGPVDVVIMAAGKGTRMKSRLPKVLHRLAGRALLAHVTSTAARIGARHVVVVTGHGAAEVEAAMSSGNGVGTALQFARQEPQLGTGHAVQQAVPLLPEDGTVLVLSGDVPLIGEETLRALIAASAGQRLALLTIEFEDPTGYGRIVRTEGREGEVTAIVEHKDATEAQREIREIYSGMMAVPAALLKGWLARLDNRNAQGEYYLTDIVKLAAADGVPVVAHVTTDALQVAGINSPAQLAGLERAWQLRQAEALMAQGVRLADPARFDLRGTLACEADVEIDVNCVFEGSVFLGEGVRIGANCVIANARIEAGAVIHPFTHIEGEKAGVTVGERSLIGPFARLRPGAQLGAEVHIGNFVEVKNSTLAEGAKANHLAYLGDATVGQRVNYGAGSITANYDGANKHRTVIEDDVHVGSNCVLVAPVTIGAGGTIGGGSTVNKSTEPGALTVARSKPVSFPNWKRPQKKPKG, from the coding sequence ATGAATCAGATTCCGCAAGACAACCAGGGACCGGTCGACGTCGTCATCATGGCGGCCGGCAAAGGCACGCGCATGAAGAGCAGGCTGCCCAAAGTGTTGCATCGTTTGGCCGGGCGTGCACTGCTCGCGCATGTGACCAGCACCGCCGCGCGCATCGGCGCCCGACACGTGGTGGTGGTGACCGGCCACGGCGCGGCCGAAGTCGAGGCGGCGATGTCTTCCGGCAATGGGGTTGGCACCGCCCTGCAGTTTGCGCGGCAGGAGCCGCAGCTTGGCACGGGCCACGCGGTGCAGCAGGCGGTTCCGCTCCTGCCTGAAGACGGCACGGTGCTGGTGCTGTCGGGCGACGTGCCGCTGATCGGCGAGGAAACGCTGCGCGCGCTCATAGCCGCGAGCGCCGGCCAGCGGCTCGCGCTGCTGACCATCGAGTTCGAGGATCCGACGGGTTACGGGCGCATCGTCCGCACGGAAGGTCGGGAGGGGGAAGTCACGGCCATCGTCGAGCACAAGGACGCCACCGAGGCGCAACGCGAAATCCGCGAAATCTACAGCGGCATGATGGCCGTGCCCGCGGCCCTGCTCAAGGGCTGGCTGGCCCGGCTGGACAACCGCAACGCCCAGGGCGAGTACTACCTCACCGACATCGTCAAGCTGGCCGCTGCCGACGGCGTGCCGGTGGTTGCGCATGTCACGACCGACGCGCTCCAGGTGGCCGGCATCAACAGCCCCGCGCAACTGGCGGGGCTCGAACGTGCCTGGCAGTTGCGGCAGGCCGAGGCACTCATGGCGCAGGGCGTGCGCCTCGCCGATCCGGCGCGCTTCGACCTGCGCGGCACGCTGGCCTGCGAAGCCGACGTCGAGATCGACGTTAATTGCGTGTTCGAAGGCTCGGTGTTCCTGGGCGAGGGCGTGCGCATTGGCGCCAACTGCGTGATTGCCAATGCGCGCATCGAGGCGGGCGCGGTGATCCACCCGTTCACCCACATCGAAGGCGAGAAGGCCGGCGTAACCGTCGGCGAAAGATCCCTCATCGGCCCCTTCGCGCGGCTGCGGCCCGGCGCGCAGTTGGGTGCCGAAGTGCACATCGGCAACTTCGTCGAGGTCAAGAACTCGACCCTGGCCGAGGGTGCCAAGGCCAATCACCTGGCCTATCTTGGCGACGCGACGGTGGGCCAGCGCGTCAACTACGGCGCGGGCAGCATTACTGCCAATTACGACGGCGCCAACAAGCACCGCACCGTCATCGAGGACGACGTGCACGTGGGCAGCAACTGCGTGCTGGTGGCCCCGGTCACCATTGGCGCGGGCGGCACCATCGGGGGCGGCTCGACGGTGAACAAATCGACCGAGCCGGGCGCGCTCACCGTTGCTCGGAGCAAGCCGGTGAGCTTTCCCAACTGGAAGCGCCCGCAGAAGAAACCCAAGGGCTGA
- a CDS encoding Lrp/AsnC family transcriptional regulator, with the protein MESISVDAIDLRLLDALQRDASQTNQRLAERVGISPPTCLRRVQRLRQEGLIERQVALLSPDRLAAVLGHGLQAVVEISLDRQDAAALDAFEARVIADDAVQQCWRVSPGPDFVLVVAARDMPGYGALAQRLFNADANVRNVKAFFSLKRAKFEPRLPLV; encoded by the coding sequence ATGGAATCAATCTCGGTGGATGCAATAGATCTCCGCCTGCTCGATGCGCTGCAGCGCGACGCCTCGCAAACCAACCAGAGGCTGGCCGAACGCGTCGGCATTTCGCCGCCGACTTGCCTGCGCCGCGTTCAGCGCCTGCGGCAAGAAGGTCTCATCGAGCGGCAAGTCGCATTGCTTTCGCCGGACCGCCTGGCCGCGGTGCTGGGCCACGGCCTGCAGGCGGTGGTCGAAATTTCGCTCGACAGGCAAGACGCTGCGGCGCTCGACGCCTTCGAGGCGCGCGTGATCGCCGACGACGCCGTGCAGCAATGCTGGCGCGTTTCGCCGGGTCCGGACTTCGTGCTGGTGGTGGCCGCCCGCGACATGCCCGGCTACGGCGCGCTCGCGCAGCGGCTCTTCAACGCCGACGCCAACGTGCGCAACGTCAAGGCCTTCTTCAGCCTGAAGCGCGCGAAGTTCGAGCCCCGGCTGCCGCTGGTCTGA
- the glmS gene encoding glutamine--fructose-6-phosphate transaminase (isomerizing), which produces MCGIVGAASHRNIVPVLVQGLQRLEYRGYDSCGVAVHASGLTRARTTSRVADLVTQVREDHVEGLTGIAHTRWATHGAPAVHNAHPHFSHGPGADAQGARAGRIALVHNGIIENHEALRATLEAKGYVFESQTDTEVIAHLVDSLYEGDLFEAVKAAVLQLHGAYAIAVICRDEPQRVVGARAGSPLILGVGKEGGENFLASDAMALAGVTDQIVYLEEGDVVDVQPGKYWIVDRSHKPVQRQVRTVQAHSGAAELGPYRHYMQKEIFEQPRAIGDTLEGVAGIVPELFDGIGQDGARGASAHRVFKDIDKILILACGTSYYSGCTAKYWLEGIAKISTQVEIASEYRYRDSVPDPKTLVVTISQSGETADTLAALKHARSLGMEQTLTICNVATSAMVRECKLAYITRAGVEIGVASTKAFTTQLAGLFLLTLAIAQSKGRLSEADEARYLKEMRHLPVALQSVLALEPQIIGWAEDFARKDNALFLGRGLHYPIALEGALKLKEVTYIHAEAYAAGELKHGPLALVTSEMPVVAVAPNDALLEKLKSNLQEVRARGGVLYVLADGDTKIKGSEGLHVIRMPEHYGALSPLLHVVPLQLLAYHTACARGTDVDKPRNLAKSVTVE; this is translated from the coding sequence ATGTGCGGCATCGTCGGCGCAGCGTCCCATCGCAACATCGTTCCAGTCCTAGTGCAGGGGCTTCAAAGGCTCGAGTACCGCGGCTATGACTCCTGCGGCGTCGCGGTTCATGCGAGCGGCCTCACGCGTGCGCGCACCACATCGCGCGTGGCGGATCTCGTCACGCAGGTGCGCGAGGACCATGTCGAAGGCCTGACGGGCATCGCCCATACGCGCTGGGCCACGCACGGCGCACCGGCCGTGCACAACGCGCACCCGCACTTCAGCCATGGCCCCGGCGCCGACGCACAAGGCGCGCGCGCTGGCCGCATCGCGCTGGTTCACAACGGCATCATCGAAAACCACGAAGCACTGCGTGCGACGCTCGAGGCCAAGGGCTACGTCTTCGAGAGCCAGACCGACACCGAGGTGATCGCCCATCTGGTCGACAGCCTCTACGAAGGCGACCTGTTCGAGGCCGTGAAGGCCGCGGTGCTGCAGCTGCACGGGGCCTATGCCATTGCAGTGATCTGCCGCGACGAACCGCAGCGCGTGGTCGGCGCGCGCGCGGGCTCGCCGCTCATTCTTGGCGTGGGCAAGGAAGGTGGCGAAAACTTTCTTGCGAGCGATGCCATGGCCCTGGCCGGCGTCACCGATCAGATCGTCTATCTCGAAGAAGGCGACGTGGTCGATGTGCAGCCCGGCAAATACTGGATCGTAGACCGCAGCCACAAGCCCGTGCAGCGGCAGGTGCGCACCGTGCAGGCGCACAGCGGCGCGGCCGAACTCGGCCCTTACCGCCACTACATGCAGAAGGAAATCTTCGAGCAACCGCGCGCCATTGGCGACACGCTCGAAGGTGTGGCCGGCATCGTGCCCGAGCTGTTCGACGGCATCGGGCAGGACGGCGCCAGAGGCGCCAGCGCACACCGCGTGTTCAAGGACATCGACAAGATCCTCATTCTTGCGTGCGGCACCAGCTACTACAGCGGCTGCACCGCCAAGTATTGGCTCGAGGGCATCGCGAAGATCTCGACGCAGGTAGAGATCGCAAGCGAATACCGCTACCGCGACTCGGTGCCCGACCCCAAGACGCTCGTCGTCACCATCAGCCAGTCGGGTGAAACCGCCGACACGCTGGCCGCGCTCAAGCATGCGCGATCGCTCGGAATGGAGCAGACCCTCACCATCTGCAATGTAGCCACCAGTGCCATGGTGCGCGAATGCAAGCTTGCCTACATCACGCGCGCCGGCGTGGAAATTGGCGTGGCCTCGACCAAGGCCTTCACCACGCAATTGGCCGGCCTGTTCCTGCTGACCCTTGCCATTGCGCAGAGCAAGGGCCGCCTGAGCGAAGCCGACGAGGCACGCTACCTGAAGGAAATGCGCCATCTGCCGGTGGCACTGCAGTCGGTGCTTGCGCTCGAGCCGCAGATCATCGGCTGGGCCGAAGACTTCGCACGCAAGGACAACGCGCTCTTCCTCGGCCGCGGGCTGCACTATCCGATTGCGCTGGAAGGCGCGCTCAAGCTCAAGGAAGTGACCTACATCCACGCCGAGGCCTATGCCGCCGGCGAGCTCAAGCACGGCCCGCTCGCGCTGGTCACCAGCGAAATGCCGGTGGTGGCCGTGGCGCCGAACGACGCCCTGCTCGAAAAGCTCAAGAGCAACCTGCAGGAAGTGCGCGCGCGCGGCGGCGTGCTTTATGTGCTGGCCGACGGCGACACCAAGATCAAGGGCAGCGAAGGCCTGCACGTCATTCGCATGCCCGAGCACTACGGCGCGCTGTCGCCGCTGCTGCACGTGGTGCCGCTGCAGCTGCTGGCGTATCACACGGCTTGCGCGCGAGGAACCGATGTCGACAAGCCGCGCAATCTTGCCAAGAGCGTGACGGTGGAGTGA
- a CDS encoding glycoside hydrolase family 3 N-terminal domain-containing protein has product MSRIDSLMARMTLAEKLGQLTMTASSYTVTGPVLAGDSTQSIIDGTVGNLLNMVGAGPTHEMQRLAVEKSRLGIPLLIGLDIIHGHRTLFPIPLAEAGTFDEDLWERTAREAAREGAADGLAMTFAPMLDVSRDPRWGRTAEGPGEDPWLNARIAQAKVRGFQGADLSSAESLAACAKHFVAYGAVNAGREYAAVDISERTLREVHLPGFAAAVRAGVATLMPAFTDLNGVPMTAHIPLLRDWLRGEMGWDGVIVSDYNAIAELIKHGVAADLVDAAVLALKAGVDIDMMADAYRKGLPIALEQGRVTIEEIDASVRRVLRLKEQLGLFDDPYRRGATPEPAAVVAERHTLSRNAGRKAIVMLKNERDTLPLPAAPKALCVIGPLADANTEMKGPWWGAGEHEPAVSVLAGLRAALPHTDIRHAPGVAIEGGDDSGIEAAIALCDGADAILLCLGERATMSGEAASRATPALPGRQQALAEAVTARAQALGIPVIAILFSGRPLVVPWLAQHADALLAAWFIGIEAGHAIADVVTGQVSPGGRTPMSWPRAVGQVPIYFGQRPTGRPINPADYFTSKYQDVENTPLYAFGHGLTYGRFVYEELQVEPRRVCEQDTLKISARLRNVGAREAEETVFLFIRGKRSRVTRPLLELKGYAKLRLMPGVAGSVNLELPAAELRYLGPDLQPLFEAGEVEILVGPSAEESGLLRQIIELY; this is encoded by the coding sequence ATGAGCCGCATTGACTCCCTCATGGCCCGGATGACGCTAGCCGAAAAGCTGGGCCAACTGACGATGACTGCCTCCAGCTACACGGTCACCGGGCCGGTGCTCGCGGGAGACTCCACGCAGTCGATCATCGACGGTACGGTCGGCAATCTGCTGAACATGGTCGGCGCTGGTCCCACCCACGAAATGCAGCGGCTGGCCGTCGAGAAGTCACGGCTCGGCATTCCACTGCTGATCGGCCTGGACATCATTCATGGCCATCGCACGCTCTTTCCGATTCCGCTTGCAGAGGCCGGCACCTTCGACGAAGACCTCTGGGAACGCACGGCGCGCGAGGCCGCGCGCGAAGGCGCTGCCGACGGCCTGGCGATGACTTTCGCGCCGATGCTCGACGTATCGCGCGATCCCCGCTGGGGCCGCACCGCGGAAGGACCCGGCGAAGACCCCTGGCTGAACGCACGCATCGCACAGGCGAAGGTGCGCGGCTTCCAGGGGGCCGACCTGTCATCGGCCGAATCGCTGGCCGCTTGCGCCAAGCATTTCGTCGCGTACGGCGCAGTCAACGCGGGGCGGGAGTACGCCGCCGTGGACATCTCGGAGCGCACCTTGCGCGAGGTGCATCTGCCAGGCTTCGCAGCAGCGGTCCGCGCCGGCGTCGCGACGCTGATGCCCGCCTTCACCGATCTCAACGGCGTGCCGATGACGGCGCACATTCCCTTGCTGCGCGACTGGCTGCGCGGGGAGATGGGCTGGGACGGCGTCATCGTCAGCGACTACAACGCGATCGCGGAATTGATCAAGCACGGCGTCGCGGCCGATCTCGTCGATGCCGCGGTCCTGGCGCTGAAGGCCGGCGTCGACATCGACATGATGGCCGACGCGTATCGCAAGGGCCTGCCGATCGCGCTCGAACAGGGACGGGTGACCATCGAAGAGATCGACGCGAGTGTGCGCCGCGTGTTGCGGCTCAAGGAGCAGCTCGGCCTGTTCGACGACCCCTACCGCCGCGGCGCGACACCGGAGCCCGCAGCGGTTGTCGCCGAGCGGCACACGCTGTCGCGCAATGCGGGGCGCAAGGCCATCGTCATGCTGAAGAACGAGCGGGACACCCTCCCCTTGCCTGCTGCACCGAAGGCACTGTGCGTCATCGGTCCGCTGGCCGACGCAAACACCGAGATGAAAGGCCCGTGGTGGGGCGCCGGCGAACACGAGCCCGCCGTCAGCGTGCTTGCCGGCCTGCGCGCCGCGCTTCCGCACACCGACATTCGCCATGCACCCGGCGTCGCCATCGAGGGTGGCGACGACAGCGGCATCGAAGCTGCCATTGCGCTCTGCGACGGCGCCGACGCCATCCTGCTGTGCCTGGGCGAGCGTGCCACGATGAGCGGCGAGGCGGCGAGCCGCGCCACGCCCGCGCTTCCCGGCCGGCAACAGGCCCTGGCCGAAGCGGTAACGGCACGCGCACAGGCGCTCGGCATCCCCGTCATCGCGATCTTGTTCTCGGGCCGCCCGCTGGTCGTCCCCTGGCTGGCCCAACACGCCGATGCGCTCCTGGCTGCGTGGTTCATCGGCATCGAAGCCGGCCATGCGATCGCCGATGTGGTTACCGGCCAGGTGTCTCCTGGCGGTCGCACGCCGATGAGCTGGCCGCGCGCCGTCGGGCAGGTGCCTATCTACTTCGGCCAGCGTCCCACCGGCCGACCGATCAATCCTGCCGACTACTTCACCAGCAAGTACCAGGACGTCGAGAACACGCCGCTGTATGCCTTCGGCCACGGCTTGACCTACGGCCGGTTTGTCTACGAAGAGCTCCAGGTCGAGCCGCGCCGCGTGTGCGAGCAGGACACGCTGAAGATCAGCGCCAGACTGCGCAACGTTGGCGCGCGCGAGGCTGAAGAGACCGTCTTCCTGTTCATTCGCGGCAAGCGAAGCCGTGTCACCCGGCCGTTGCTGGAACTCAAGGGCTACGCGAAGCTGCGATTGATGCCTGGCGTTGCCGGCTCGGTGAACCTGGAACTGCCGGCGGCCGAGTTGCGCTACCTCGGGCCGGACCTGCAGCCCTTGTTCGAGGCAGGCGAAGTCGAGATCCTTGTCGGACCGAGTGCCGAGGAATCAGGGTTGCTGCGCCAGATCATCGAGTTGTATTGA
- a CDS encoding glucoamylase family protein, translated as MLKDDRNPRALAALPDEALIDAVQRQTFRYFWDGADAASGLALDRRTLVSATGEDLADERVAIGGTGFGIMALIVAVERGWVTRDAALERLGRMRDALLRAKRYHGAFPHFMDGASGATIPMSPNDDAGDLVETSFLCMGLLCARQYFSEDTATARRLRADFDTLWHEVEWNWFTQGGQDVLYWHWSPNHGWAMNHQVHGWNECLITYFLAAAAPRHAIDPKVYHRGYASGPDFLNGRSYQGIELPLGPPNAGPLFFAHYSFCGLDPRGLKDRYADYWDLNSRHVQINRAHCVANPRGYRGYGESCWGLTASDDPDGYLAHDPNNDNGTISPTAALASLPYAPAEVMQVLRHFLTAHGERLWRDYGFVDAFCEQRGWFADTYLAIDQGPIVVMMENHRTGLLWKLFMSVPEVQAGLRALDFSSPHLGSREP; from the coding sequence GTGCTGAAGGATGACAGGAACCCGAGGGCACTGGCAGCCCTGCCCGATGAAGCCTTGATCGACGCCGTGCAGCGGCAGACCTTCCGCTATTTCTGGGACGGTGCGGATGCCGCCAGTGGCTTGGCGCTTGATCGCCGCACGCTCGTCAGCGCCACGGGCGAAGACCTAGCGGACGAAAGGGTCGCCATCGGCGGCACCGGCTTCGGCATCATGGCCTTGATCGTCGCGGTGGAGCGCGGCTGGGTCACGCGGGACGCAGCGCTGGAGCGCCTGGGGCGCATGCGGGACGCGCTCTTGCGCGCCAAGCGCTACCACGGCGCGTTCCCGCACTTCATGGACGGGGCGAGCGGCGCGACGATCCCGATGAGCCCCAACGACGACGCGGGCGATCTGGTCGAGACCTCGTTCCTTTGCATGGGCCTGCTGTGTGCGCGCCAGTATTTCAGCGAGGACACGGCCACGGCGCGCCGTTTGCGCGCCGACTTCGACACGCTGTGGCATGAGGTCGAATGGAACTGGTTCACCCAGGGCGGACAGGATGTGCTGTATTGGCACTGGAGCCCGAACCACGGCTGGGCCATGAACCATCAGGTGCACGGCTGGAACGAGTGCCTCATCACGTACTTTCTGGCGGCGGCCGCACCACGCCATGCGATCGATCCGAAGGTCTACCACCGCGGCTACGCCTCTGGGCCCGACTTCCTCAATGGCCGCTCGTACCAGGGCATCGAACTGCCGCTGGGCCCGCCGAACGCCGGCCCGCTGTTCTTTGCGCACTACTCGTTCTGCGGGCTCGATCCACGCGGCCTGAAGGATCGCTACGCCGACTATTGGGATCTCAACAGCCGCCACGTGCAGATCAACCGCGCCCACTGCGTTGCCAATCCGCGGGGCTATCGGGGCTACGGCGAATCGTGCTGGGGCCTGACGGCGAGCGACGACCCCGACGGCTACCTTGCGCACGATCCGAACAACGACAACGGCACCATCTCGCCGACGGCCGCACTGGCCAGCCTGCCGTACGCGCCTGCCGAGGTGATGCAGGTGCTGCGGCATTTCCTCACCGCGCATGGCGAGCGGCTGTGGAGAGACTATGGCTTCGTCGATGCGTTCTGCGAGCAGCGAGGGTGGTTCGCAGACACCTATCTTGCGATCGACCAGGGCCCGATCGTCGTGATGATGGAGAACCATCGCACGGGCCTTCTTTGGAAACTGTTCATGAGTGTGCCCGAAGTGCAGGCCGGGCTGCGCGCCCTGGACTTCAGCAGCCCGCATCTGGGGTCGCGCGAACCGTGA